One Phaseolus vulgaris cultivar G19833 chromosome 4, P. vulgaris v2.0, whole genome shotgun sequence DNA window includes the following coding sequences:
- the LOC137838708 gene encoding uncharacterized protein: protein METAAGKRDQRMRHPYDPKKNKGKGPGGPRETNRPPRYEFVMGLADLIAIPNIAARLKVPEKTTKKVLGPKPDAWCEFHKSFGHSINPCLALGHQLAELVKCGFLKDYLLEKQAGQSAGSQSVGNEGQQHEVPIHGEIHTIADGFSGGGCTASQRKKYARSVMSVEAFEDHSPNVDITFTKGDLKDVVPHDNDPIVISLVTAGRTVHRVLVDQGSSADVMFWPTFEKLQLSPDQLRPYGGFLYGFAGDQVEIRGYIELRTTFTDGLASRIEKIRRRRSAMKTASRTRDLYAT, encoded by the exons ATGGAGACGGCGGCGGGGAAGAGGGACCAAAGGATGCGTCATCCTTATGACCCTAAGAAGAATAAGGGGAAGGGGCCGGGGGGGCCTAGAGAGACTAACCGCCCTCCAAGGTATGAGTTCGTGATGGGGTTGGCcgatctgatcgccatcccgaACATCGCTGCCAGGCTCAAGGTGCCTGAGAAGACGACGAAAAAGGTTTTgggaccaaaaccagacgcgtggtgcgagttccacaagagctttggccactctatcaaccCGTGTTTGGCTTTGGGACACCAGCTTGCCGAGTTGGTCAAGTGTGGATTCTTGAAAGATTACTTGCTGGAGAAGCAAGCGGGCCAATCAGCAGGTTCCCAATCGGTGGGCAATGAAggacagcagcacgaggtgcccattcacggtgagatccacaccatagctgacGGATTCTCAGGTGGAGGGTGTACTGCATCGCAGCGcaagaagtacgcgaggtcggtgatgtcggtggaagcttttgaggatcactcgcccaACGTGGACATCACATTCACTAAAGGAGACCTTaaggacgttgtgcctcacgacaacgaccctattgtgatctcgctggtcacggcgggaaggactgtTCACCGagtgctggtcgaccaaggaagctcggcagatgtgatgttttggccgacttttgaaaagttacaactatcccccgatcaactgaggccatatgggggcttCTTGTACGGTTTTGCCGGTGATCAAGTGGAGAtcagggggtatattgagttaaggacgacgttcacagatggtttggcctcacgaatagagaagatcag gaggcgaagaagtgctatgaaaacagcctcaagaacaagagatctGTATGCCACATAA